DNA sequence from the Desulfurobacteriaceae bacterium genome:
AGGGACATCGCAGCCTACATCAAAAAATACCACAGAGTCAAAATCGCCCCCTCATACATCCACATGATTTACAAGGAGATAATCGGCAGCGAGGAAGAAAAGAGTGATTAGATGGTTCGTAATCTTCCTTGAAACAGCAGTACTTATCTACATCCTTTTCAAAAACAAGGAATTCAAACAACTCATACAACGGTTCCTTAGCGCTATCCCCTCTTCTACTGAGCTTAAACTTTGGATTCTCAAAGGAGCAGGTTTTGGAGCATACCTTATTGTCGTCCTCTCAGGAATAGCCATAATCGGAGTAATTCTCTACTATCTTACCCCCTACGTAAGAATCATTCTGAATAAAGAAGCTCTCGTAGAGAAATGGAAAAAGGAATTCCTCAAAGCCAAACAAGCCGAAATAAACGAGATAGAGAAGCTAAAGCAGGAAACTAAGAAAAAGCTCCAAGAAGCCCGAAAACGGGAGCAGGAGCTCCGTCAGCAAATTACCCACTATCAGCACCTATCTCACCAGCTCAAACAGAAAGAGGTAGAGCTTGAGATTGAATTCCAGCAGAAGAGGGGAAGCTATCTACAGGAACTTGACGGTCTCCAGAAGAGAAATAGGGAGTTGCAGATCAGAATTAAAAAGCTGAAAGAGCAACTAAAATCGTGCAAAGAGAAACTTCAGAAGAAAAAAAGTTAAAACTCATCTTAGTAGCTACGCTTTAAATTAAGATTTTCGTAAAAGAATCACCAGATTTTCACCTTTTCATACAAAGGAGAAATTCCATGTTTTCGTACAAATTCTTTAAGACTTAAACGAGGCCTCCTTCCTTGCTTCTGCTGATCTTCAAACGTTTCTCCTTTTTTCTTATTCAATATTTCACGCTTCAGTAAATCTGTTGGTATTTTGTACACATCAAACGTACCGTCCAGACGCGAAAAATCTAAAAAATATAGGTCGTCCCACCTTGATTTAGGACCAAAAGAAGTCAAATCATTCTCTATTACGGAAGCTTTTATTTGTTCAGCCCTTTTGGTCTCTAAGTTATAAGTATCAGCAGAGGAAGGGTATATAACTCGTACACTTCCTGTAAGAATACACCAGCATCCTTCACTTATAAACTCAGGGAAATTTATTTTTCTTGCTTCTCCACCCGAATATTCTTTCAGTTTCTGAGAGAGTCTGTACCATAAATTCCAAAGCTCCTTCAGCCGAGTAATATCACTTTTTTCAAACTCTTGAACTTTAGCTCTGACTTTCTCTCCAAAAAGAATGATTTCCTTTTCTTTTATCTTCATCTATAGTCCCACCTTCCTTAAAATTGAACTGAGTTTCAGCTCGGACTCGTCTATAGGTTTACCTCTTCGCTCATTGAGAATATTCAAAGCATATATCAGTTTGATTAATGCTGAGAAAGTTAACTTTTTCCTACCCCTAAGAAGCTTAAAGATATATGCTGAATCCACATTGAGGACATCGCTTATTTCCAAATAACCCACGTTTAAATCACCGCACAACCGATTAAGAACCTTCAGTACTTTTTTTCTTACTTCTTCCTCATCTAAAATCTCCATACCACCCATACAGTTATGGTAAACTCTCTTTAAAGGAATTTCATTGTCCGCGTGGACAATGAAAGAAGGAGGTCCTATGAAGCCAAAGA
Encoded proteins:
- a CDS encoding Bsp6I family type II restriction endonuclease — protein: MKIKEKEIILFGEKVRAKVQEFEKSDITRLKELWNLWYRLSQKLKEYSGGEARKINFPEFISEGCWCILTGSVRVIYPSSADTYNLETKRAEQIKASVIENDLTSFGPKSRWDDLYFLDFSRLDGTFDVYKIPTDLLKREILNKKKGETFEDQQKQGRRPRLSLKEFVRKHGISPLYEKVKIW